Proteins from a single region of Sphingomonas morindae:
- a CDS encoding phage major capsid protein, P2 family gives MRNETRKLFNAYTQRMAAISGVEDATVKYSVGPVVEQKLEEVIQASSDFLGRIQIVPVHAQTGAKVGVGVTRPIASRTNTAGGTRRKPIDPTDTSDRGQYTCAQTNSDTAISYSKLDMWAHRPEFQTLLSAAIVAQQGRDRIMIGWNGTACAQQTDIAKFPLLQDVNFGWLHKIRAFAPVRLMAGGGLARDTRDGTGHVTAQGKIYVGAGTIGAEVDYANLDALVHDATELMDVWHRDDTDLVVIIGRDLIHDREMNIINTAGDNAMQMEARNRILTLPKQVGGKTAIIVPFFPANALLITSLDNLSIYVQNGTRRRQLKDEPALDQIENYSSVNEAYVVEDYGRCALVENVVMGRKG, from the coding sequence ATGCGCAACGAAACCCGCAAGCTCTTCAACGCCTATACCCAGCGCATGGCGGCGATCAGCGGCGTCGAGGACGCCACGGTCAAATATTCGGTCGGCCCGGTGGTCGAGCAGAAGCTCGAGGAGGTGATCCAGGCCTCGAGCGACTTTCTCGGCCGCATCCAGATCGTGCCCGTCCACGCGCAGACCGGCGCCAAGGTCGGCGTCGGCGTCACGCGCCCGATCGCGAGCCGCACCAACACCGCCGGCGGCACGCGCCGCAAGCCGATCGACCCGACCGACACCAGCGATCGCGGGCAATACACTTGCGCCCAGACCAACAGCGACACCGCCATTTCCTACAGCAAGCTCGACATGTGGGCGCACCGGCCCGAATTCCAGACGCTGCTCAGCGCGGCGATCGTCGCGCAGCAGGGCCGCGACCGGATCATGATCGGATGGAATGGCACCGCCTGCGCGCAGCAGACCGACATCGCCAAATTCCCGCTCCTCCAGGACGTGAATTTCGGCTGGCTCCACAAGATCCGCGCCTTCGCGCCGGTGCGCCTGATGGCGGGCGGCGGCCTCGCCCGCGACACGCGCGACGGCACCGGCCATGTCACCGCGCAGGGCAAGATTTATGTCGGCGCCGGCACGATCGGCGCGGAGGTCGACTATGCCAATCTCGACGCGCTGGTGCATGACGCCACCGAGCTGATGGATGTGTGGCACCGCGACGACACCGATCTGGTGGTGATCATCGGCCGCGATCTCATCCACGATCGCGAGATGAACATCATCAACACCGCCGGCGACAACGCCATGCAGATGGAGGCGCGCAACCGCATCCTGACGCTGCCCAAGCAGGTCGGCGGCAAGACGGCGATCATCGTGCCCTTCTTCCCGGCCAACGCGCTGCTCATCACCAGCCTCGATAATCTGTCGATCTATGTCCAGAACGGCACGCGGCGCCGCCAGCTCAAGGACGAGCCCGCGCTCGATCAGATCGAGAATTATTCGAGCGTGAACGAGGCCTATGTCGTCGAGGACTATGGCCGGTGCGCGCTCGTCGAGAACGTCGTGATGGGGAGGAAGGGCTGA
- a CDS encoding GPO family capsid scaffolding protein has product MGKKSQFFRAFVEGSTMDGRTVSRDMVDQVVETFSTDNYTPRINIEHIAGYSPEPPFNGYGSVIAVRAQDDVFVIDGKEETRRALYVQVEGNDQLVRLVAADQKPFPSVELTPSYAGTDKFGLVGLAFTDTPASIGTQALKFIRTAPGTLFATADEPVALRFEADREEPAGIAATVASVVAATFARLGFKSPEPDRAKETPVTPPAPANDNAALFSAVALAVSDGVAAAVAPINAEVAALATRLDALADALATTEQPGFARQPATGGAGAVQADF; this is encoded by the coding sequence ATGGGCAAGAAGAGCCAGTTTTTCCGCGCCTTCGTCGAGGGCAGCACGATGGACGGCCGGACCGTCAGCCGCGACATGGTCGACCAGGTGGTCGAGACCTTCTCGACCGACAATTACACGCCGCGCATCAATATCGAGCATATCGCCGGCTACAGCCCGGAGCCGCCCTTCAACGGCTATGGCAGCGTCATCGCGGTGCGCGCGCAGGACGATGTCTTCGTGATCGATGGCAAGGAAGAGACGCGCCGCGCGCTCTATGTGCAGGTCGAGGGCAATGACCAGCTGGTGAGGCTCGTCGCCGCCGATCAGAAGCCGTTCCCCTCGGTCGAGCTGACGCCGAGCTATGCCGGCACGGACAAGTTCGGCCTGGTCGGCCTCGCCTTCACCGACACGCCCGCCAGCATCGGCACCCAGGCGCTGAAATTCATCCGCACCGCGCCCGGCACGCTGTTCGCGACGGCCGACGAGCCGGTGGCGCTCCGGTTCGAGGCCGATCGGGAAGAACCCGCCGGGATCGCCGCGACCGTGGCGAGCGTGGTCGCCGCCACCTTCGCGCGCCTCGGCTTCAAGTCCCCCGAGCCCGACCGGGCGAAGGAGACGCCCGTCACGCCGCCGGCGCCCGCCAACGACAATGCCGCGCTCTTCTCGGCGGTCGCGCTGGCGGTGAGCGACGGCGTCGCCGCCGCCGTCGCGCCGATCAACGCCGAGGTGGCGGCGCTGGCGACCCGGCTCGACGCGCTCGCCGACGCGCTCGCCACGACCGAGCAGCCCGGCTTCGCGCGCCAGCCCGCGACCGGCGGCGCCGGCGCCGTTCAGGCCGATTTCTGA